Genomic segment of Andrena cerasifolii isolate SP2316 chromosome 16, iyAndCera1_principal, whole genome shotgun sequence:
GATTATAGAAGCTCCACCCTTCGTTTTGGCTAGCttaattttcattcctattgGGGACTCGGTCCGCTTTGGAATTTCCGGAGACGAATCTACCTTGTCCTTCGCCTTGCTGTCTTCAGAGATGTCTGGGGAGACGATCGAGGCATCTCCACTTTTGGATAACTTTATTTTCATTCCGATAGGAGACTCTGTTCTCTTTGGAGAATCATAGGAAGCTTCCAGTTTCTCTTTCGGCCTTAGCTGCACGCTATCTCTGTGCTCCTCTGAAGGATCCAGCCTTTCTGGTTGAATTATCGATGCGTCTCCGCTTTTAGACAGCTTGATCTTCATCCCAATTGGAGACTCTGTCCTCTTTGGGCTTCCCTGAACTATGTCAAGCTTATCCTTGTGCTTCAACTGTATATCCTTGGAGTCCTGCTGCACTATAGAAGCGTCCCCACTTTTCGACAACTTGATCTTCATCCCGATTGGCGATTCGGTCCTCTTGGCTTCCTCGAATTTGTGTTTCACCTCCTTGGAGTCATCGCCAGACTCGTATTTCTCCGAACAGACTATAGACGCATCTCCTGATTTCGATAGCTTGATCTTCATGCCAATAGGAGACAGTGACGAAGAACCTTCGGAGTACCATTGCCCCGTCTCTTCTACTTTCTCGTTGGATATTATAGAAGGGTGGCCGCCTTTCGACAATTTCAGTTTTATCTTACCTAACTTCTGACCCGGGCTGTCTTCGGGGTTTGGCGAGTTGGTCGCAGATCGGATCTTCGGGCTTTTGGGCGATCTAGGTTCCCCGCAATCGGTGATGGCGGACTTGGCGATCTTCAGAATGATCCTTGGCGAGCCAACGTTCTCGAAGTCATGCTTCTCCGAGTCCTTTCGAGGCGTGTCCATGATCTTCGGCTCCGATTTCTCTGACAATTTTGGCGACTCCAACATCTTCTGGTAGGCGATCAATTTGGTATCCCTTTGAATGAGAAGGCTATCCTTGGACGTTGTCGGAGACATCGAAACCTTCGTCATGTCCGCGATTGGAATTTCTATTTTAGGCGGCTCTTTCAGGCGTTCCTCCAAGATCGAAACTTTCGGGATAGTATCAGACACCTTTACTACATTTTTAGGCAACGTTTCCACTGTTTCAGATACCTTCTCGACCTCAGGATTTGGTGCCTGTTGTACTTCAACGACCTGCAAAGAATCTGTGTTAATATTAGTCTCAGCCTCAGGTATCTTTACCTTTTCTTCGACTGCAGCCAGTTTCTCATCATTCGCTTCCTCGAACTTGTTCGGCGGAGAATCGATCTTAATTTGCTCTGCCAGTTTTCGCTCGCTCTCCAGTTTCGCAGCTTCTGATATGATCTCGGCTTCAGAGATGGAAATGGAGTCGGATGTGATGTTTTGAAGTTCTGCTTCCAGCTCTGACGTGCTCTCGCATATATCCTCGTCAGGTACAAAAAGAGACGAAGCATCTGCTTGCTTGGATATATCGTCTACCACGCTTTCTACCATTTTAGGAGAGAGCACCAGCGGGGAATCGATAGCGTGCTCTTCGGACTCTTGGAGAAACTTAACTGCTGATTCGAGCTCCGATATTTCAGAGCTGGGCTGTGAAGTTTCTGCACCAGCCGCCGCATCATTCTCGCTTTGATCCACATTTTCCAACAAAATGTCTGAGGTCAATTCCAGCTTAGAATCCGTCTCCTCCAAATCACCTACAGATTCTGATGGAGTTTCTTCGAAATCCATGTCCAATTCATTCCCTGGCAGACTGGCACTTACTTCTAATTGCTTCTGGAGATCCTCTACATTCTCATTCTTGTCCATAGACTCGGGAATTATACCACTACTAACTTTCAATAGACTACTTGCCTGAGCTTCCTCAGATTTCACATCCGCAGCTTGCGTTAcatcatttttttctgtattatcttCCAATGATACTGCGTTCCTATCTGTTAAACTGCTAATAACATCTGTTATGTAATCTGAAGCTTGTGTGCTTGTTTGTTCCAATAAGAGGCCCATGTCCACATCCTTTGGCACCATCTCCTGTTCCTGAGTCTGCTCCTCTGGTTTAACTGTTTTCGACGTAGAGTCCTCACCCTCGGGCATCAGATCTAAGCCCAGCAATCCTTCCAGAGAATCCATGTTTTGTGTTGAGATTGTATCCTCCATATCTTTATTTAAGATATCTTCCGGATCGTGCGGCAGTTTCTCAGCCAACCCCTCGATTTCAGCCTTAACCAGTGGCAAGTCTGTAGATCGCTTAAAGACTTCTTCTATTTCATCCGCTACACCTGCTCCTGTACCCAGAATATTCTTAAAGTCAGTTGGGCTTTTAACGTCATCCAGAATACTTGTGACAATATCCTGCGTATTTTGGCACTGTTCTCCAGAGAACATTTCTTCTACGTTACCGGCATTTTCTAAAATACTCTTCAAGTTATTTTTATCAACATCGCTATTAGAAGCATTATCTTCTAACTGTTCTTTGCTCGACAACTCCTCAGTTTTGTCCAACATTGAATCTTCAGCATTATCCAGGGTGGTGGTTTCTGTACTTGTATCCGAGATAACTGGCTCTTCTGCGTTTAATGATTCTGCATTAGTATTACCAATTTCTTCTACAGGGACTCGTGGATCTTCTTTAACAAATTCTTCTACAACTTCCGCCGCATTCTCTTTCTCTAATTTTTGCCCCAAATTATACTCGCCCGCTTCTGATTGCATTTCAGTTTCCTCAGGTTCTAAAGTCAAATTCATTTCCTCCTCTgtatcttcttcctcttctaaaGTTTCCTCAGTAACTGGGAGCTCAACATGGCCTGATGCTGCCAAAACCGAATCTTCTTTAGTACACGCAGGCTCAGGAGTTTGATCTTCATTATTTAAAGATTCTTTAATTTCATCTGTTTCCATAGTTACTTCACTTTGTATTACGGTTTTTGTATTATCCTCTGCAGGCTGTTTTAGAGCTTCTTCTTCGTCGCTTTTGCAACTGTCTTTGCACTCCTTTAATTCGCTCGTTTCTTCTGGTTTTGCAAGGATATTAGAAGAATTCTCCTCTTCAGTTTTAACTGTTTGTACTTCATCTTCATTCCCCTCTGGAACATTAAGATTTACATCTTCGTGCTTTTCTGAAACTCTTGAATCCTCTGGTTCCCTGCACTCTTTCGAAATAGCAGCTATGTCTGAAGTCTGTGGAACTTCAGGTTTCTGAGTTATTGTATCCTCAACTTCATTTGATTCTTGACTTTGCTCTTCAGAACTGTGTTCTGCTTTCAAGGATTCTGAATTATTAATTTCTGGTTCTCGTTTTACAACGTCATTATTTTCTTCTGGAGAATCAATTTTGTCTGCAAAATTGTCTTCGGTGGTACTAATATCCATAGGAATCGCAGAATCCGGAGTGTTCTGTGATTGTGATACACGAGCTACGACGTCAGAATTTAATTCAACTTCCATTGGTGGTTCACATTtggaaattgtattaaaatccACTGTTTTTAATTCATCCTTAGGTGTCTCTTCAACGATCGATGGCTCCACTGCACCTGCTGCTTCATTGGTTGGAAGTTCTTTTGTCTCAGTCTCAGATATCTCAAGACCCTGTCTTTTAATATCATCAGCTTGCACCTCTGTATTAATTTCTGTATCCTCCACAACATTTACACGCGAAGTAGGCACAGAATTTGCTTCAGAGCTTTCAGGTGATAACTGATCGGTAACTGGCTTCAATGAATCCAGTTGCATTTCTTCTGTACTATCCAATTTCTCAAtatccatttctcttttcttccgTGGTAGTTCTACTGCATCAGCCTTAGTTTCTAATACTATTGAATTGTCAATTGTTTGCAATGAGTCCGACTCTCGAGATTCACCAACAACAGGATCATCCACATTTTTGGAGTGACATTGCGAGGACTCTGCATCTGACTCATTTTCTTTTTGGATAATTGTTATATCGCTATCCGTACTTGTTTTCTCATTTGATCTTGTATCTAACAATGTATCGCTATCATCGGCATTGTTTTCAGTGTCTAAAGTACTTACATGCTCCTTGTTTTCTTGACTTGCGCCCGTTTCTTCCTGTTCGCAAGCTTCGCTTATATGGCTCCCTTCTTCCCCCTTATCCATGTACTCTGCACTTTCTCGATATTCTTGCATTTctgtattttcttcttcaattcCCACTTTGTGCTTCTCATCTTGCGAAGAACATACATCATCCACAAGCTTGATACTCTCTTCATTTACATCCATCTTAGCGTGTTCCGCTGCTACATTTTCTCGTGTTACTTCCACCTTATCGATTACCTCTGCCTGTGATGCTTCTTCTACCATATCTGCGTCAGTGGTGTCTGCGCTGATCTCTTCTCTCTCAGATTCTAAGACCACACTCTTGGGGCTATCTACTTTGTATTTGTTAAGAACAATGTCTTGTTCGTCTTCTAAAGACTCAGATACTTTGTCCATACATTTATACTTTGTAGAGCAGTTAAACGTATCAACTTCAATACCATCCGCTTCATTCTCCACTGTCACAGCAGGAATATCTTTGTTTATACACGTCTTATCTGAATTTATACTATCGGACATATCAGTGGTACTATTTACAGCATACTGCGAATCACAAGATTCCTTTCTTTCCATTTTCTTTTCGCAAGGGATTAAACAGTCTTCGTTAAAAGTGGCAGACGAGCTTGTTGCTTTCGGTTCGGTGTCATCTGTCTTAGTCTCCTGAGAGTCCTCCGAACTATACGCTTCACCGATAAGCTGTAAGCTCCCACGAATACTATTCTcactttttacaattattacttCATTGTTCATCGCTGCTGCTTCAGCGCCACTACTTCCCTCCTGCTTTACCTCAGGTATACTTACACTTTCTTTATTTTGCACAACCGCCGAAGTGGCTAAACTACAACTACCTATAGACGGAATAAATTCAACATCCATTTTGTCCTTAACATTAACGTTTTCAATAGTTTTAGCATCAACAATAGGCAAAGGGTCCGTTAACACACTAGTTTGACATCGATCCCCCATATCGCTGTTTTCCCGCTGATTGTTCAGCTTCATACTTCCCAGCGCAATATTATCATTACGAACCTGCGAGTTCTCTTTACTCAATTCTTCCATATCACCGGCACAAGTTGCTTCCTCCCCACGATAAACACTATCTAATTCCTCCAACGTCGACTTCAATTGCCTGCTCATATCAGCCACTCGAGTGATGGCAATGTCTTCGCCTATAGGACCATCCAGATCCTTGGACAAATCCTCGTCCTCCGTGTCAGACATCGATCCCATTACGTTCAGCGTTCCGTCCGTTTTAGAGTCGGTTATGATCTGGGACAGCGCAGCGATCTCGCTCTCCAACGTGGAGTCGCTGACCGGCTCTGATTGCACGCCGATAATATCATTGATATCCATGATGCTCAGAGCTTCTGTGTCATAAGTTTCAGAATCGCTGTCGATGCAATAAGGAGCGTAACGGTCGGGAGACTCACCCttggtttctttctttgtttcttcagtCGTGTCTTTGGAGCCAAACAGGCCCATCTTAGGACTCTCGGACATTGTTTTGGTATTCAAGGCAGGGCGCGTTAAACCTGCGGTCGCGGCCTTCCCTCTGCACAGTGCCTGCCCATGCGAGCATCAAATCCGCTGTCACTGGCGGCCGCCTCAATGTTTCCAACGTTTTCACCTCCTATCCCTCGACCGTCGCCACGGCATCATCGTACCGAGGAATTTCTACGTCCCGCGGCATTCGCGTTTATTTGTTTTCGCTCGGTGCTCCATACATAACCAAAACTTCTCTCCAGCGCGGCCTTGTATCGATTTTCGCGAGCGGAGCGCGCGAATTAGCCTCGGGAACGCTACCCGCCTCTGCAACGGATGCCGTTCAAGCTTAACCTAACCTACGGCCTACGATATTCCTCGTAGCTTTCAAAATACATTTTGTCAATTGGACGTCCCCCCCAAGCGACGCTCAACATCCAGATGCCCCAGTCCACGTCCCCCCCTCGCTCTCCTTGCCAGACGAAAAGCTTCGCACCGCCGTATATGTCGGGCGAATCGCGCACGGTGCTGCCGCCAACGGCGTAGCGGCATTTTCGGGAGGCTGGGAAAATGAAAACTGTGTCGGGGTCATTGGCTGTTGCTTCATTCAATAACAATATCTTTCCCTTTAAAGCTACGTGCGTGACACGCATAAAGGATGATCGTTGGAGGTTGAAGATACTTGTAAACGGTGTTTAGAACGGATAGGTAGAAAGTCGCTCAACACTGGATCTACGAGGTTCAACCCATACATGTATTTACAAACTATTGCAATGGTTACGAATAAATATGAAACGAACGTcacttttttccctttcaatgaaaaattcatttatggaaataattacttaattggCCGTGAAATATTTTTCGCGTTCTTCTTCACTGACTTAACTAACGTCTGCAGCTCCG
This window contains:
- the E(y)3 gene encoding PHD finger protein enhancer of yellow 3 isoform X1: MSESPKMGLFGSKDTTEETKKETKGESPDRYAPYCIDSDSETYDTEALSIMDINDIIGVQSEPVSDSTLESEIAALSQIITDSKTDGTLNVMGSMSDTEDEDLSKDLDGPIGEDIAITRVADMSRQLKSTLEELDSVYRGEEATCAGDMEELSKENSQVRNDNIALGSMKLNNQRENSDMGDRCQTSVLTDPLPIVDAKTIENVNVKDKMDVEFIPSIGSCSLATSAVVQNKESVSIPEVKQEGSSGAEAAAMNNEVIIVKSENSIRGSLQLIGEAYSSEDSQETKTDDTEPKATSSSATFNEDCLIPCEKKMERKESCDSQYAVNSTTDMSDSINSDKTCINKDIPAVTVENEADGIEVDTFNCSTKYKCMDKVSESLEDEQDIVLNKYKVDSPKSVVLESEREEISADTTDADMVEEASQAEVIDKVEVTRENVAAEHAKMDVNEESIKLVDDVCSSQDEKHKVGIEEENTEMQEYRESAEYMDKGEEGSHISEACEQEETGASQENKEHVSTLDTENNADDSDTLLDTRSNEKTSTDSDITIIQKENESDAESSQCHSKNVDDPVVGESRESDSLQTIDNSIVLETKADAVELPRKKREMDIEKLDSTEEMQLDSLKPVTDQLSPESSEANSVPTSRVNVVEDTEINTEVQADDIKRQGLEISETETKELPTNEAAGAVEPSIVEETPKDELKTVDFNTISKCEPPMEVELNSDVVARVSQSQNTPDSAIPMDISTTEDNFADKIDSPEENNDVVKREPEINNSESLKAEHSSEEQSQESNEVEDTITQKPEVPQTSDIAAISKECREPEDSRVSEKHEDVNLNVPEGNEDEVQTVKTEEENSSNILAKPEETSELKECKDSCKSDEEEALKQPAEDNTKTVIQSEVTMETDEIKESLNNEDQTPEPACTKEDSVLAASGHVELPVTEETLEEEEDTEEEMNLTLEPEETEMQSEAGEYNLGQKLEKENAAEVVEEFVKEDPRVPVEEIGNTNAESLNAEEPVISDTSTETTTLDNAEDSMLDKTEELSSKEQLEDNASNSDVDKNNLKSILENAGNVEEMFSGEQCQNTQDIVTSILDDVKSPTDFKNILGTGAGVADEIEEVFKRSTDLPLVKAEIEGLAEKLPHDPEDILNKDMEDTISTQNMDSLEGLLGLDLMPEGEDSTSKTVKPEEQTQEQEMVPKDVDMGLLLEQTSTQASDYITDVISSLTDRNAVSLEDNTEKNDVTQAADVKSEEAQASSLLKVSSGIIPESMDKNENVEDLQKQLEVSASLPGNELDMDFEETPSESVGDLEETDSKLELTSDILLENVDQSENDAAAGAETSQPSSEISELESAVKFLQESEEHAIDSPLVLSPKMVESVVDDISKQADASSLFVPDEDICESTSELEAELQNITSDSISISEAEIISEAAKLESERKLAEQIKIDSPPNKFEEANDEKLAAVEEKVKIPEAETNINTDSLQVVEVQQAPNPEVEKVSETVETLPKNVVKVSDTIPKVSILEERLKEPPKIEIPIADMTKVSMSPTTSKDSLLIQRDTKLIAYQKMLESPKLSEKSEPKIMDTPRKDSEKHDFENVGSPRIILKIAKSAITDCGEPRSPKSPKIRSATNSPNPEDSPGQKLGKIKLKLSKGGHPSIISNEKVEETGQWYSEGSSSLSPIGMKIKLSKSGDASIVCSEKYESGDDSKEVKHKFEEAKRTESPIGMKIKLSKSGDASIVQQDSKDIQLKHKDKLDIVQGSPKRTESPIGMKIKLSKSGDASIIQPERLDPSEEHRDSVQLRPKEKLEASYDSPKRTESPIGMKIKLSKSGDASIVSPDISEDSKAKDKVDSSPEIPKRTESPIGMKIKLAKTKGGASIISVENTEDTKEKLEIPDIPKRTESPLGMKIKLSKSGDASIVHSEVLEEIKDTKQKEKPEGTQETIRSSDTSPGVKIKVIKLGETSVVAQEPVEGPEATQESLQKVESPIGMKIKLSKFGDASIISTEKQEQPEEAKTLQETPKRTESPIGMKIKLSKTGDASIIQTEVPEDINKTARTADVDHSKANDTGLGMKIKLLKSGDASIVESDKKERQQRRRDTESPLEMKIKLSKTGHPTIVACDNHGDLTYKSKELADQSHGFAQRYKDSAQAAHKEPALKILKTGHSTILQSNRSELTIEPVQVQSKKADNVMEISPKRKEITIAPIESKKSKLEAQLTQMLPEVTIQPVTSRDQKQFLFDPKNSAISLQQMNVISQEISITQVRPSKPQDTTMSEKLKDILAKNTSGSPMNSDCEIIEHRPELIIVNENSNSSQDVMIIEEVSPSRMPEVKVPKKRGRPRRNPMAQASIHPPPHLLLSRDPLSMEEVQQMQQMQQMQQPQVPHFEARENERPKRTCRSQKSYAPPKRGRGRGRGKRKLDNIDLQMIKKPRMEQDLNVIEASTTAVITIDETTLQRENFGKSPELYKALKQPAMEAKISSTSKVEKKTMGQKTEGAKIVNIPNCATPDSTSMHPNMARVMPKPISNDSKDKKSAEAMQKTALKPVLDDKPVEHIKLENKDTLIPPGHSNWLTPTSKRSAEGAAKQENVSTVQVIDEDTRMSAESGSRSQTPARNISAPASETIVNEESQGSVLSTATTESEKVKVKNRRMEINFDPDEGPFTVDKIAEYEWPLDRKGETFMIQEQISQYLGVKSFKRKYPDLKRRMVDMEERNYLRENALVSEAMCDMGLTVICSSEVLDVMCSDFPDQYEEYRKHMREKQVKEHSKKQKELTAAANAEKNRIDLAEMAVQSALAWNISLNKVRRENRKCSLDLQTFTIHVPKKQQKVEAERKIGHYPVALIPGQYTDYYREYTPAELRYYPLNTVLYGPMRPNERKFDSQSEGSQSDSDSDSSSDDSSSSSSEGTQDTEGSQSTMDEVDMEIVNQKDEVKLKCKMCLKALNKHSKNEVLIQCGTCNGHVHPSCIDLTLDMVPHIQSYAWQCTDCKTCAQCHDPADEDKMLFCDMCDRGYHIYCVGLRRVPQGRWHCQECAVCANCGSREPGGMNSDRNSVAQWQHEYKKGDKNTRVYVSTLCVPCSKLWRKGRYCPHCSRCHTAPRLDLEANLVHCSACDKYLHLGCVETKGMVLDRRNYLCDFCAPNRQQVVKPLVSKTLRS
- the E(y)3 gene encoding PHD finger protein enhancer of yellow 3 isoform X3, whose translation is MSESPKMGLFGSKDTTEETKKETKGESPDRYAPYCIDSDSETYDTEALSIMDINDIIGVQSEPVSDSTLESEIAALSQIITDSKTDGTLNVMGSMSDTEDEDLSKDLDGPIGEDIAITRVADMSRQLKSTLEELDSVYRGEEATCAGDMEELSKENSQVRNDNIALGSMKLNNQRENSDMGDRCQTSVLTDPLPIVDAKTIENVNVKDKMDVEFIPSIGSCSLATSAVVQNKESVSIPEVKQEGSSGAEAAAMNNEVIIVKSENSIRGSLQLIGEAYSSEDSQETKTDDTEPKATSSSATFNEDCLIPCEKKMERKESCDSQYAVNSTTDMSDSINSDKTCINKDIPAVTVENEADGIEVDTFNCSTKYKCMDKVSESLEDEQDIVLNKYKVDSPKSVVLESEREEISADTTDADMVEEASQAEVIDKVEVTRENVAAEHAKMDVNEESIKLVDDVCSSQDEKHKVGIEEENTEMQEYRESAEYMDKGEEGSHISEACEQEETGASQENKEHVSTLDTENNADDSDTLLDTRSNEKTSTDSDITIIQKENESDAESSQCHSKNVDDPVVGESRESDSLQTIDNSIVLETKADAVELPRKKREMDIEKLDSTEEMQLDSLKPVTDQLSPESSEANSVPTSRVNVVEDTEINTEVQADDIKRQGLEISETETKELPTNEAAGAVEPSIVEETPKDELKTVDFNTISKCEPPMEVELNSDVVARVSQSQNTPDSAIPMDISTTEDNFADKIDSPEENNDVVKREPEINNSESLKAEHSSEEQSQESNETSDIAAISKECREPEDSRVSEKHEDVNLNVPEGNEDEVQTVKTEEENSSNILAKPEETSELKECKDSCKSDEEEALKQPAEDNTKTVIQSEVTMETDEIKESLNNEDQTPEPACTKEDSVLAASGHVELPVTEETLEEEEDTEEEMNLTLEPEETEMQSEAGEYNLGQKLEKENAAEVVEEFVKEDPRVPVEEIGNTNAESLNAEEPVISDTSTETTTLDNAEDSMLDKTEELSSKEQLEDNASNSDVDKNNLKSILENAGNVEEMFSGEQCQNTQDIVTSILDDVKSPTDFKNILGTGAGVADEIEEVFKRSTDLPLVKAEIEGLAEKLPHDPEDILNKDMEDTISTQNMDSLEGLLGLDLMPEGEDSTSKTVKPEEQTQEQEMVPKDVDMGLLLEQTSTQASDYITDVISSLTDRNAVSLEDNTEKNDVTQAADVKSEEAQASSLLKVSSGIIPESMDKNENVEDLQKQLEVSASLPGNELDMDFEETPSESVGDLEETDSKLELTSDILLENVDQSENDAAAGAETSQPSSEISELESAVKFLQESEEHAIDSPLVLSPKMVESVVDDISKQADASSLFVPDEDICESTSELEAELQNITSDSISISEAEIISEAAKLESERKLAEQIKIDSPPNKFEEANDEKLAAVEEKVKIPEAETNINTDSLQVVEVQQAPNPEVEKVSETVETLPKNVVKVSDTIPKVSILEERLKEPPKIEIPIADMTKVSMSPTTSKDSLLIQRDTKLIAYQKMLESPKLSEKSEPKIMDTPRKDSEKHDFENVGSPRIILKIAKSAITDCGEPRSPKSPKIRSATNSPNPEDSPGQKLGKIKLKLSKGGHPSIISNEKVEETGQWYSEGSSSLSPIGMKIKLSKSGDASIVCSEKYESGDDSKEVKHKFEEAKRTESPIGMKIKLSKSGDASIVQQDSKDIQLKHKDKLDIVQGSPKRTESPIGMKIKLSKSGDASIIQPERLDPSEEHRDSVQLRPKEKLEASYDSPKRTESPIGMKIKLSKSGDASIVSPDISEDSKAKDKVDSSPEIPKRTESPIGMKIKLAKTKGGASIISVENTEDTKEKLEIPDIPKRTESPLGMKIKLSKSGDASIVHSEVLEEIKDTKQKEKPEGTQETIRSSDTSPGVKIKVIKLGETSVVAQEPVEGPEATQESLQKVESPIGMKIKLSKFGDASIISTEKQEQPEEAKTLQETPKRTESPIGMKIKLSKTGDASIIQTEVPEDINKTARTADVDHSKANDTGLGMKIKLLKSGDASIVESDKKERQQRRRDTESPLEMKIKLSKTGHPTIVACDNHGDLTYKSKELADQSHGFAQRYKDSAQAAHKEPALKILKTGHSTILQSNRSELTIEPVQVQSKKADNVMEISPKRKEITIAPIESKKSKLEAQLTQMLPEVTIQPVTSRDQKQFLFDPKNSAISLQQMNVISQEISITQVRPSKPQDTTMSEKLKDILAKNTSGSPMNSDCEIIEHRPELIIVNENSNSSQDVMIIEEVSPSRMPEVKVPKKRGRPRRNPMAQASIHPPPHLLLSRDPLSMEEVQQMQQMQQMQQPQVPHFEARENERPKRTCRSQKSYAPPKRGRGRGRGKRKLDNIDLQMIKKPRMEQDLNVIEASTTAVITIDETTLQRENFGKSPELYKALKQPAMEAKISSTSKVEKKTMGQKTEGAKIVNIPNCATPDSTSMHPNMARVMPKPISNDSKDKKSAEAMQKTALKPVLDDKPVEHIKLENKDTLIPPGHSNWLTPTSKRSAEGAAKQENVSTVQVIDEDTRMSAESGSRSQTPARNISAPASETIVNEESQGSVLSTATTESEKVKVKNRRMEINFDPDEGPFTVDKIAEYEWPLDRKGETFMIQEQISQYLGVKSFKRKYPDLKRRMVDMEERNYLRENALVSEAMCDMGLTVICSSEVLDVMCSDFPDQYEEYRKHMREKQVKEHSKKQKELTAAANAEKNRIDLAEMAVQSALAWNISLNKVRRENRKCSLDLQTFTIHVPKKQQKVEAERKIGHYPVALIPGQYTDYYREYTPAELRYYPLNTVLYGPMRPNERKFDSQSEGSQSDSDSDSSSDDSSSSSSEGTQDTEGSQSTMDEVDMEIVNQKDEVKLKCKMCLKALNKHSKNEVLIQCGTCNGHVHPSCIDLTLDMVPHIQSYAWQCTDCKTCAQCHDPADEDKMLFCDMCDRGYHIYCVGLRRVPQGRWHCQECAVCANCGSREPGGMNSDRNSVAQWQHEYKKGDKNTRVYVSTLCVPCSKLWRKGRYCPHCSRCHTAPRLDLEANLVHCSACDKYLHLGCVETKGMVLDRRNYLCDFCAPNRQQVVKPLVSKTLRS